A single genomic interval of Fibrobacter sp. UWB4 harbors:
- a CDS encoding DUF2997 domain-containing protein: MKEFNVEIEIDENGNIIADAKGFHGKVCEKELDKLLQGLDNYSEDKKKPEYFAKEIISNKTKTNNKLH; encoded by the coding sequence ATGAAAGAATTTAATGTTGAAATAGAAATAGATGAAAACGGCAATATAATCGCCGATGCAAAAGGATTTCACGGCAAAGTCTGTGAAAAAGAACTTGACAAACTACTTCAAGGTTTAGACAATTACTCTGAAGATAAGAAAAAACCAGAATATTTCGCAAAAGAAATAATCTCAAACAAAACCAAGACCAATAACAAATTACACTAG
- a CDS encoding 4Fe-4S single cluster domain-containing protein — MINVNHIEAGSYVNGTGKRFVLWVQGCGFHCKGCGNPDTWSFDENKYYSVQELLSMIIKDSSLDGVTFSGGEPFLQAEELSKLAAAIKEHTKLTIHIFTGFELEEIKQPKQIKLLNLVDTLVYGRFDKTKPNNNQKVWHNPQGNDSWKFNNTDVEIDIDNDGDININGFPTEELINDIKDIQNERI; from the coding sequence ATGATTAATGTAAACCATATAGAAGCAGGAAGCTACGTCAATGGGACTGGCAAGCGTTTCGTTTTATGGGTTCAAGGATGCGGCTTTCATTGTAAAGGATGCGGAAATCCCGACACATGGTCTTTTGATGAAAATAAATATTATAGTGTTCAAGAATTATTGTCTATGATCATCAAGGATTCTTCTTTAGATGGAGTAACCTTTAGCGGGGGCGAACCATTTTTACAAGCAGAAGAGCTTTCTAAACTAGCAGCAGCTATAAAAGAACATACAAAATTAACAATTCACATATTCACAGGGTTTGAGCTAGAGGAGATAAAACAGCCAAAGCAAATCAAGCTTTTAAATTTAGTTGACACACTTGTTTATGGTCGTTTTGACAAAACCAAGCCAAACAACAATCAAAAAGTATGGCATAATCCACAAGGAAACGATTCCTGGAAATTCAACAACACCGATGTTGAAATAGATATAGACAACGACGGGGATATCAACATAAATGGATTCCCTACAGAAGAACTAATCAACGATATCAAGGATATCCAAAATGAAAGAATTTAA
- a CDS encoding TrmB family transcriptional regulator sugar-binding domain-containing protein, translating into MSKISPLHKEKHIDNSGKQLHYFSCKKNSAVENVLDQLKEEIDNASEKICIASTSNINKSICENLLKAASKRVRIYGLFQDMKKCSESIAWFDAKNPALIRSNAKLENNFIIIDNKLAFFFINSLTDIESNKCFIMKNEHMQDLFYWFTYFFWNNDADAKEHLLGKIAPCKEAPFSIPVIAKDKLNTTDSIPQAFLPLRGFYPINNQFKSTIIEDQKENSTFEVFLSDRVKAPVYEDNQFWKIGNFIFEKGVFKAPTNVWEEKQGTLKDTPKTFIDFDNNRWEQITKLDSISKDVKLPLTVDRIEDMENTEPPSNELIPEPYALETVFKYTVNPPQKPKNAEKAKIYKDFERLDQDHKNQNIKRMLKELEDLLEKDVLKNAPGLKKKINETKSEIEKEKNIIFNQLSMSELEDYLSKWDQSKENNWVQILIDLKVGVSELIFNEKNKDEINENKETIKDKTNQIPKTDEKIKELEDKLVDYKPKKQDDNEKKQIQSKIQEIENEIEKNSHKESSEDKEEDNDSFDLEESQKELNRLKEELKDYYPKNSNKSEKRKIESDLLTENKNKQRLEADIRNLNEEIQKKEQQRFDFDEAQNRERSLKNAFAGLKKPSFILPEVGTLYETKDSFYLEITDYNDLEKANELKNRYIGKDYKVVAGA; encoded by the coding sequence ATGTCAAAAATTTCGCCTTTACATAAAGAAAAACACATTGATAATTCCGGAAAACAACTTCACTATTTCTCTTGTAAAAAGAATTCTGCGGTCGAAAATGTTCTAGACCAGTTAAAAGAAGAAATTGACAACGCATCCGAAAAAATCTGCATCGCATCGACATCCAACATCAACAAGTCTATTTGTGAAAATTTGCTTAAAGCCGCAAGCAAAAGAGTCCGAATTTACGGATTATTCCAAGATATGAAAAAATGTTCCGAATCCATAGCTTGGTTTGACGCAAAGAATCCTGCACTTATTCGAAGTAATGCCAAATTAGAGAATAATTTTATAATTATAGACAACAAACTTGCATTCTTTTTCATTAATTCCTTGACAGATATTGAAAGCAATAAATGTTTCATAATGAAAAACGAACATATGCAAGATTTATTCTATTGGTTTACATACTTTTTTTGGAATAATGATGCTGATGCGAAAGAACATCTTCTTGGGAAAATAGCTCCGTGCAAAGAGGCTCCATTTTCTATTCCGGTTATCGCCAAAGATAAACTTAATACAACGGATTCTATTCCGCAAGCATTCCTACCTTTACGGGGATTTTACCCCATAAACAACCAATTCAAAAGCACAATAATAGAGGACCAGAAAGAAAATAGCACTTTTGAGGTATTCCTTTCAGATCGGGTAAAAGCTCCTGTTTATGAAGACAATCAATTCTGGAAAATTGGAAATTTCATCTTTGAAAAAGGCGTATTCAAGGCACCGACAAACGTTTGGGAAGAAAAACAGGGAACATTGAAAGATACCCCAAAAACATTTATTGATTTTGACAACAATCGCTGGGAGCAGATAACAAAATTAGATTCCATTTCTAAAGATGTAAAATTGCCACTCACTGTGGATAGAATTGAAGATATGGAAAATACGGAGCCACCAAGCAACGAGCTCATTCCCGAACCTTATGCACTAGAAACGGTATTCAAATATACCGTCAACCCTCCACAAAAACCAAAGAATGCAGAAAAGGCAAAAATATATAAAGATTTTGAGCGACTAGACCAAGACCATAAAAACCAAAATATTAAGCGAATGCTTAAAGAACTTGAAGATCTCTTAGAAAAGGATGTTTTAAAAAATGCCCCGGGATTGAAGAAAAAGATAAATGAGACAAAAAGCGAAATTGAAAAAGAAAAAAACATAATTTTCAATCAATTATCAATGAGTGAATTAGAAGACTATCTCAGCAAATGGGATCAGAGTAAAGAGAACAATTGGGTCCAAATTTTAATAGATCTTAAAGTCGGTGTAAGCGAACTTATTTTCAACGAAAAAAACAAAGATGAAATCAATGAAAACAAAGAAACAATTAAAGATAAAACTAATCAAATTCCAAAAACAGATGAAAAAATTAAAGAATTGGAAGATAAACTTGTAGATTATAAACCCAAGAAACAAGATGATAATGAAAAAAAGCAAATTCAAAGCAAGATACAGGAAATAGAAAACGAGATAGAAAAAAACAGTCATAAAGAATCATCCGAAGATAAAGAAGAAGATAACGATTCTTTTGATTTAGAGGAAAGCCAAAAAGAACTGAATCGTCTAAAAGAAGAATTAAAGGATTACTATCCAAAAAATTCCAACAAGTCTGAAAAGAGAAAAATAGAGTCCGATTTATTGACTGAAAACAAGAATAAACAACGATTAGAGGCTGACATAAGGAATCTAAATGAAGAAATTCAAAAAAAAGAACAGCAAAGGTTTGATTTTGATGAAGCACAAAATCGAGAACGCAGTTTAAAGAACGCCTTTGCAGGATTAAAAAAGCCTTCATTTATTTTACCGGAAGTCGGAACCCTTTACGAAACAAAGGATTCTTTCTACTTAGAAATAACGGATTATAATGATCTAGAAAAAGCAAATGAATTAAAAAATAGATATATAGGAAAAGATTACAAGGTTGTAGCAGGAGCTTAA
- a CDS encoding AAA domain-containing protein, with product MSSSFFHPRNNSQSNKTKNDTVLSLFQKLKAEFYFSALVRSEISNIEKLAGKRDAIFNATRSSLKPYRDFIKNSIEAERKKTDYECNFKILKSHDTYTVNWVYPRYSILKAQITPELYLNIEGIELKEGKNRIIFETSDIMVTFTKDDVELSKDAKKIIAIKNAPKWNEAIKNFNPNETITLNNNSIEYIYSNTNIIKGTKILQNGITYTIRNIIKEDEICIDFELEPQQPFISTKESIAIGHKSFSITPIKPKPEKLYYISNNKAWDFQKEDDEYFSDENPISTDVKDENGTVYKLKPYNNSKKGRNRVIIQLLDDANIEEGEKSPCDYFVENEMLKEVYQENKANAFKVLRIKADDHQLYVEKESKTGERLNPNFPIKMVVDLNNLYRQRDAINTLSEAPVKEQRNLIKLFEDKERCSWPTNDIHKIEEWFVLNNPSYQGTEAQRSFVEKALGAKDFMLLEGPPGSGKTTAILELILQLVKEGKRILLTASTHVAIDNILEKIREYSEVTPLRIGRESSIGESVKEFLLDNKVEELKEKGFEKDCAERFLLDSSNLVCGTTMGIQNHPDFRRKQDDDKITQPIYDVMIIDEASKTTFQEFLVPALFAKKWIIIGDIQQLSPYTENEYLKSHLTRSIDEKTQSLCALIEALDSLNNSKKKGFANPECKLYPLAIELPPNCSVKDFKNYNTEKFKAIPSKIAYIKNNTPFNYDSDKEISWLDLYLKDLVIIEPGLLKSVINYIPESFNIASLQTVNYSNEAFSRRKSLLDGKERDNRTQDLKDLNKFISQSWVEKVSWRLVRKFERRNLKESNYEKDLDKLIPENDDKTRDTIDIVEHIFFPSILELLQKGNQESQKYKTTLTSGFKNGFQESTFAQRFERLDYQHRMHPDISKFSREHFYGATRGIAELKDGEEINREWSYARYPSRAVWLDVKRNAIIERKNEKVNKNYTEKNVIKDELDHFIQWAKIPGNKPDNKKDGWTVAILSYYRPQEGLLREMLQQYTNQPNNFSHFKKDNVEIQLYTVDKFQGREADVVFISMCRNKGIGFMDNTNRMNVALTRAKYQRVIVGDKNLFARQHFSEELQDLAKSSTPFNINR from the coding sequence ATGTCGTCCAGTTTTTTTCATCCACGTAATAATTCACAATCCAACAAGACTAAGAATGATACCGTTCTTAGTCTATTCCAAAAACTTAAAGCCGAGTTCTATTTCAGTGCTCTTGTTAGGAGTGAAATTTCAAACATTGAAAAGCTTGCAGGAAAGCGTGACGCCATATTCAACGCAACAAGATCTTCTTTAAAACCCTATAGAGATTTTATAAAAAACTCTATTGAAGCAGAAAGAAAAAAAACTGATTATGAATGCAATTTTAAAATACTAAAAAGTCATGACACATATACAGTTAATTGGGTCTATCCCCGTTATTCTATCCTAAAAGCACAAATAACTCCAGAACTTTATCTAAACATAGAAGGGATAGAACTGAAAGAGGGAAAGAATCGAATCATTTTTGAAACTAGCGATATCATGGTTACTTTTACAAAAGATGATGTCGAATTGTCCAAGGATGCTAAAAAAATTATCGCTATCAAAAATGCACCTAAATGGAACGAAGCCATAAAAAATTTCAACCCCAATGAAACAATAACACTAAACAACAACTCCATTGAATACATATATTCCAATACCAATATTATCAAAGGAACAAAAATCCTTCAAAACGGGATAACCTATACCATTCGTAATATTATAAAAGAAGATGAAATCTGTATCGACTTTGAACTAGAGCCGCAACAGCCCTTTATTTCTACAAAAGAAAGCATTGCTATCGGACATAAATCTTTTTCTATAACCCCAATCAAGCCAAAGCCCGAAAAATTATACTACATAAGTAACAACAAGGCTTGGGATTTTCAAAAAGAAGATGATGAATATTTTTCCGACGAAAATCCTATATCAACAGATGTTAAAGATGAAAATGGTACAGTCTATAAATTAAAGCCATACAACAACAGCAAAAAGGGACGCAATAGAGTAATAATACAATTACTTGATGACGCCAATATAGAAGAAGGAGAAAAATCGCCCTGTGATTATTTTGTAGAAAATGAAATGCTGAAAGAAGTTTATCAAGAGAATAAAGCAAACGCTTTTAAGGTCTTAAGAATAAAAGCAGACGATCATCAACTATACGTGGAAAAAGAATCCAAAACCGGTGAAAGACTGAATCCCAATTTTCCAATAAAAATGGTTGTTGACTTAAACAATCTTTATCGCCAAAGAGATGCAATCAACACGCTTTCAGAAGCCCCAGTAAAAGAGCAGCGCAATCTCATAAAGCTATTTGAAGATAAAGAACGTTGTTCTTGGCCTACAAACGACATCCATAAAATAGAAGAATGGTTTGTCCTGAATAATCCCTCATATCAAGGCACCGAAGCACAACGCAGCTTTGTAGAAAAGGCCTTGGGCGCAAAAGATTTCATGCTATTAGAGGGGCCTCCTGGTAGTGGAAAAACAACAGCCATTCTTGAACTAATTCTTCAACTTGTTAAAGAAGGCAAAAGGATCCTATTAACAGCATCCACCCACGTTGCCATAGACAATATCCTTGAAAAAATCAGAGAATATTCTGAAGTGACCCCACTACGAATTGGCCGAGAGAGTTCAATTGGAGAATCAGTCAAGGAATTTCTCCTTGACAACAAAGTTGAAGAACTCAAAGAAAAAGGATTTGAAAAGGATTGCGCAGAAAGGTTTCTTCTTGATTCTTCAAATCTCGTATGCGGAACAACAATGGGCATCCAAAATCATCCTGATTTTAGGCGCAAACAAGACGATGACAAAATTACGCAGCCAATATACGATGTAATGATTATTGATGAAGCTAGTAAAACAACTTTTCAAGAGTTTCTAGTTCCTGCATTATTCGCTAAAAAATGGATAATTATTGGAGATATTCAGCAGCTATCCCCTTATACGGAAAATGAATATTTAAAATCCCATCTAACGAGAAGCATTGATGAGAAAACGCAATCATTATGTGCCTTGATAGAAGCACTGGATTCTTTAAACAATTCAAAAAAGAAGGGTTTCGCCAATCCTGAATGTAAACTATATCCTTTAGCCATAGAACTTCCTCCAAACTGTTCAGTAAAGGATTTTAAAAACTACAATACAGAAAAATTTAAAGCAATTCCCTCAAAAATCGCTTACATAAAAAACAACACTCCTTTTAACTATGATTCTGACAAAGAAATATCATGGTTAGATTTGTACTTAAAAGATTTGGTTATTATAGAACCAGGTTTACTCAAAAGCGTCATCAACTATATTCCTGAATCTTTCAACATCGCATCTCTACAAACAGTTAATTATTCCAATGAAGCATTTTCTCGAAGGAAAAGTCTCCTTGACGGAAAAGAACGTGACAATCGTACTCAGGATCTCAAAGATTTAAACAAATTCATTTCTCAGTCATGGGTTGAAAAAGTTTCTTGGAGGCTAGTTCGTAAATTTGAACGAAGGAACCTCAAAGAATCTAATTACGAAAAAGATCTAGATAAGCTCATCCCAGAAAATGATGATAAAACAAGAGATACAATTGATATTGTTGAACATATCTTTTTCCCTTCTATTCTTGAATTACTGCAAAAAGGAAATCAAGAAAGTCAAAAATATAAGACAACTTTAACCTCCGGCTTTAAAAACGGTTTTCAAGAAAGTACTTTTGCACAAAGATTCGAAAGACTTGATTACCAACATCGAATGCATCCCGATATTTCAAAATTTTCGCGAGAACACTTTTATGGTGCAACAAGAGGCATTGCAGAGTTAAAAGACGGTGAAGAAATCAACCGAGAATGGAGCTACGCCCGATACCCATCACGAGCCGTGTGGCTTGACGTCAAACGCAACGCAATAATTGAACGAAAAAATGAAAAAGTGAATAAAAACTACACAGAAAAAAATGTTATCAAAGATGAATTGGACCATTTCATTCAATGGGCAAAAATTCCAGGCAATAAACCAGATAATAAAAAAGACGGGTGGACAGTCGCTATATTATCCTATTATCGTCCTCAAGAAGGATTACTTCGAGAAATGTTACAACAATATACAAACCAACCAAACAATTTTTCACATTTCAAAAAAGATAATGTAGAAATCCAGCTATACACCGTAGATAAATTTCAAGGACGAGAAGCTGATGTTGTATTTATCAGCATGTGTCGAAACAAGGGTATTGGTTTTATGGACAACACAAACCGAATGAATGTAGCTTTGACAAGAGCAAAATATCAACGCGTAATTGTCGGAGATAAAAATCTCTTCGCAAGACAGCATTTTTCTGAAGAACTTCAAGATTTGGCAAAGTCAAGCACCCCTTTCAATATAAACAGGTAA
- a CDS encoding AAA family ATPase, giving the protein MKKENFMDFNEEFKINIKANTPVIQVCTFEWERLQAICIKTAKDENKTFAVWSSTQGKKEWDSASGRFSEPDNEVDPAEILDWFKNSEQTNLILLLEDFHPNLEDALILRRIRECIRVNPDTHKTLIIQTLSYSTTKDLEKEVPILELPLPNKDVLRKIFDSITEDLPYDNKPRSMSSDYDEIINASLGLSSSEAEWTYRKIIASKGRILKTEINQIVAAKEAIIKKSGILEYFHPDSSLDSIGGLEKLKTWLQNRGNAFSKDAKDYGLPTPKGVLLLGIPGCGKSLTAKTIANEWNFPLLKFDLGKVFAGVVGESESNIRKALSLAETIAPSILWIDEIEKGLSGIGSNGDSGTSSRVFGTLLTWMQEKKNEVFVIATANNIEKIPAELLRKGRFDEIFFVDLPTEKERKTIFEIHIRNKRRDPNNFDLAELAQKAKGFSGAEIEEAVNEALFTAYNDGREPEQNDILKAIQETWPLSKTMQESIIKLRQWAKARAKLASEANTEEIDADEKTPKLIQERHNIFA; this is encoded by the coding sequence ATGAAGAAGGAAAATTTTATGGATTTTAATGAGGAATTCAAAATAAACATAAAGGCAAACACGCCGGTCATCCAAGTTTGCACATTCGAATGGGAGCGTTTACAGGCTATTTGCATAAAAACTGCAAAAGACGAAAATAAGACATTTGCTGTTTGGAGTTCCACCCAAGGAAAAAAAGAATGGGATTCAGCTTCAGGTAGGTTTAGTGAGCCAGACAATGAAGTGGATCCAGCAGAAATACTTGATTGGTTTAAAAATTCAGAGCAAACAAATTTGATTCTTTTGCTTGAAGATTTCCACCCCAATCTTGAAGATGCACTAATCTTGCGCCGCATTCGCGAATGTATCAGAGTCAATCCAGATACACACAAAACCCTCATTATCCAGACCCTTTCTTATTCAACAACAAAGGACCTCGAAAAAGAGGTTCCCATTCTAGAGTTACCACTCCCCAATAAAGATGTTCTAAGAAAGATCTTTGACTCCATAACAGAAGATCTCCCCTATGACAACAAGCCTCGCAGCATGTCATCCGACTATGACGAAATAATAAATGCAAGTCTCGGCCTCAGTAGTTCAGAAGCAGAATGGACATATAGAAAAATCATTGCAAGTAAAGGCAGAATCCTTAAAACAGAAATTAATCAAATTGTCGCTGCTAAAGAAGCCATCATAAAGAAAAGCGGCATTCTTGAATACTTCCATCCAGACTCTAGCCTAGACAGCATTGGAGGTCTTGAAAAGTTAAAAACATGGCTTCAAAATCGTGGAAACGCATTTAGCAAAGACGCCAAAGATTACGGATTGCCAACGCCTAAAGGCGTTCTTCTGCTAGGTATTCCCGGTTGCGGTAAAAGCCTAACAGCAAAAACAATTGCCAACGAATGGAATTTTCCATTACTCAAGTTTGATCTCGGGAAGGTCTTTGCCGGTGTTGTCGGCGAAAGCGAATCTAACATCCGCAAGGCTCTTTCTCTCGCGGAAACGATTGCACCGTCAATCCTTTGGATAGATGAAATAGAAAAAGGTTTAAGTGGCATTGGAAGCAATGGCGATAGTGGTACTAGCTCCCGAGTTTTTGGAACTTTGCTCACTTGGATGCAAGAAAAGAAGAATGAAGTTTTCGTTATAGCAACCGCCAATAACATTGAAAAAATTCCCGCTGAACTGCTTCGAAAAGGACGCTTTGACGAAATCTTCTTTGTTGATCTTCCAACAGAAAAAGAGAGAAAAACGATTTTTGAAATACATATCAGAAATAAACGCCGCGATCCAAACAATTTTGACTTAGCAGAACTAGCCCAAAAAGCGAAAGGTTTTTCAGGCGCAGAAATTGAAGAAGCCGTTAATGAGGCTCTATTTACGGCATATAATGACGGAAGAGAACCTGAACAAAACGACATCTTAAAAGCAATCCAAGAAACATGGCCTCTATCTAAAACCATGCAAGAATCAATCATCAAACTACGTCAATGGGCAAAGGCACGCGCAAAGCTCGCTTCAGAAGCGAATACCGAAGAGATAGACGCTGACGAAAAGACACCCAAGCTCATTCAAGAAAGACACAATATTTTCGCATAA
- a CDS encoding DUF4434 domain-containing protein produces the protein MFTNKGVCAAELNGVFDAGWTTAYQSQDSLTRMHQRLQSLGMEYIVLQYAAVEATHLYYPSQLDFLQNTQYKNNQLFPKSIEAAKIAGTKIWLGLYYDGDGWFTPPTITQLDTLSARNVRVLNELYDFYGREKVIEGVYIPQEIARYYWDGLREDATTESLVLHFLKPLVDAAKAVGWKVLAAPFYNQNLESPEKLQSFFESLFAVGFKPDVIAVQDGIGANDTGKIHADIATVENYERAVAQACAKYGIEFWVDAELFRTDDSKALADSARISAQLDTARASGAVNVIGYDLAVLGNAGLDSLEKWKSQTVGLKKSRNPNKNPQKLLKFYKLNGARVYLDRR, from the coding sequence TTGTTTACAAATAAAGGCGTTTGTGCGGCGGAACTTAATGGTGTATTTGATGCGGGGTGGACAACGGCGTACCAGTCGCAGGATTCCTTGACTCGCATGCATCAGCGTTTGCAATCACTCGGAATGGAATATATCGTGTTGCAATACGCTGCTGTTGAAGCGACGCATTTGTATTACCCATCGCAACTTGATTTTTTGCAGAATACGCAGTACAAGAACAATCAGCTTTTCCCGAAGAGTATTGAGGCTGCGAAAATTGCGGGAACAAAAATTTGGCTCGGTCTTTATTACGATGGTGATGGTTGGTTTACTCCACCGACGATTACACAACTTGATACTTTGTCTGCGAGAAATGTTCGCGTTTTAAATGAACTTTATGATTTCTATGGCCGCGAAAAAGTGATTGAGGGCGTGTATATCCCGCAAGAAATTGCGCGTTATTATTGGGATGGACTCCGCGAAGATGCGACTACAGAATCGCTGGTGCTGCATTTTCTGAAGCCGCTTGTAGATGCGGCGAAGGCGGTTGGCTGGAAGGTCTTGGCAGCTCCGTTCTACAACCAGAATTTGGAATCTCCCGAAAAATTGCAATCGTTTTTCGAAAGTCTTTTTGCTGTGGGATTCAAGCCCGATGTGATTGCCGTTCAGGATGGCATCGGTGCTAACGATACGGGAAAGATCCATGCCGATATAGCAACGGTCGAAAATTACGAACGTGCGGTGGCCCAAGCTTGCGCAAAATACGGAATTGAATTCTGGGTCGATGCGGAATTGTTCCGCACGGATGATTCTAAAGCACTTGCGGATAGTGCGCGAATTTCGGCGCAACTGGATACAGCACGTGCTTCGGGTGCTGTGAATGTCATCGGTTATGATTTGGCTGTTCTTGGGAACGCTGGGCTAGATTCGTTAGAAAAGTGGAAATCGCAGACTGTCGGGCTTAAAAAGTCGCGCAATCCCAACAAGAATCCGCAAAAACTATTGAAGTTTTACAAGCTGAACGGAGCGCGAGTCTATCTTGATCGTCGTTAA
- a CDS encoding flavin reductase family protein — translation MRKNLGVKTYLYPQPTLVIATYNEDGSANAMVAAWGSISDNNQVAIYVAKTHKTIPNILARKSFTVSMATADHIKAIDYLGITSGNRVADKFAKAGFTSVKSENVDAPLVAELPLALECKLVSYDEESELLLGEIVNVTADESVLDQDGKLSVEKLAPVCYDSAGHGYYVMERRVGNAFSDGKSI, via the coding sequence ATGCGCAAAAATCTCGGAGTAAAAACTTATCTGTATCCGCAGCCGACTTTGGTCATCGCCACCTATAACGAGGATGGCTCGGCAAACGCAATGGTGGCTGCTTGGGGCTCTATCAGCGACAACAACCAGGTTGCAATTTACGTGGCGAAAACCCACAAGACCATCCCGAACATTCTTGCTCGCAAATCTTTTACCGTGAGCATGGCGACTGCTGATCACATCAAGGCTATCGACTATTTGGGCATTACCAGTGGTAATCGCGTGGCGGATAAGTTTGCAAAGGCTGGTTTTACATCTGTCAAGAGTGAAAATGTCGATGCCCCGCTCGTTGCTGAATTGCCGCTTGCGCTTGAATGCAAGCTCGTGAGCTACGACGAAGAATCGGAACTCCTGCTCGGTGAAATCGTGAATGTCACTGCCGACGAATCCGTGCTCGATCAAGACGGAAAACTCTCTGTCGAAAAGCTTGCCCCGGTTTGCTACGATTCCGCAGGTCACGGCTACTATGTGATGGAACGCCGTGTCGGCAACGCCTTCAGCGACGGTAAAAGCATTTAG
- a CDS encoding DUF3990 domain-containing protein, with the protein MILFHGSDKQISAPTFGAGNPRNDYGLGFYCTESIDLAKEWACQKNTDGFANQYELDSQDLNILDLSQDNFSLLHWLTILMPNRIFAPKSPIGHQNLQFLTEHFKLDYQSYDVIYGYRANDSYFSFASDFLENIIPIQSLASSMKLGSLGLQIVLKSPKAFSRLKFIKAEKAEKEKYYMQYKERDTTARKAYRESLRNLKPSESIYLIDLVRNPELLNGLSL; encoded by the coding sequence ATGATTCTATTCCATGGTTCCGATAAGCAAATTTCAGCCCCCACTTTCGGTGCGGGGAACCCCCGTAATGATTACGGGCTGGGATTTTATTGCACGGAATCTATTGATTTGGCAAAAGAATGGGCTTGTCAAAAAAATACAGACGGATTTGCCAACCAATACGAACTCGACAGTCAAGACCTTAATATTTTAGATCTATCACAAGATAATTTCAGCTTATTGCATTGGCTAACCATTCTGATGCCGAACCGAATCTTTGCACCAAAGTCACCTATCGGGCATCAAAATCTGCAATTTTTGACAGAACATTTCAAATTAGATTACCAATCATACGATGTCATTTACGGCTATAGAGCCAATGATTCTTATTTCTCTTTTGCCAGCGATTTTCTAGAGAACATTATCCCGATACAAAGCCTCGCTAGTTCAATGAAATTAGGGAGTCTCGGATTACAGATTGTCTTGAAATCACCAAAAGCTTTTTCACGATTGAAATTCATCAAAGCAGAAAAAGCAGAGAAAGAAAAATACTACATGCAATATAAAGAGCGCGATACAACCGCACGTAAAGCTTATCGCGAAAGCTTGCGCAATCTAAAACCGAGCGAATCTATTTATTTGATCGACCTAGTACGAAACCCGGAGCTTTTGAATGGCTTATCCCTATGA
- a CDS encoding HAD family phosphatase, with product MLKNYIFDLGGVLLDIRMKNAYERFVALGLPPAELEPGGSVYKLMDDYQLGYVTTAEFCQQVAEKCRNVDKCAATPTTPRDIEEAWNSICLGVADRKLQALRRLRKMEGVASVSLLSNTNELHWEYCCQNWFNANGNKLEDFFDKIFLSQELHLQKPDREIFKTAIRELGASPAETIFLDDSPVNTAAAAACGLQTLTVTADVDWVEKLGIQP from the coding sequence ATGCTCAAGAACTACATTTTTGATTTAGGCGGAGTCCTTTTGGACATCCGCATGAAAAACGCTTACGAACGATTTGTCGCACTCGGTTTGCCGCCCGCCGAACTTGAGCCGGGCGGTTCTGTTTACAAGCTGATGGATGATTACCAGCTCGGATACGTGACGACCGCAGAGTTCTGCCAGCAAGTCGCTGAAAAATGCCGCAATGTAGACAAGTGCGCCGCGACCCCGACAACGCCACGCGATATCGAAGAAGCATGGAATTCCATTTGCCTGGGAGTCGCAGACCGCAAACTGCAAGCACTCCGTCGCTTGCGCAAAATGGAAGGTGTTGCAAGCGTTTCGCTTTTGAGCAATACAAACGAATTACATTGGGAATACTGTTGCCAAAATTGGTTCAACGCAAACGGCAACAAGCTCGAAGACTTTTTCGACAAGATTTTCTTGAGCCAGGAGCTCCATTTGCAAAAACCCGATCGCGAAATATTCAAGACCGCGATTCGCGAGCTCGGAGCCTCCCCCGCCGAAACAATATTCCTTGACGATAGTCCCGTCAACACTGCCGCCGCAGCCGCCTGCGGATTACAGACGCTTACCGTAACGGCAGACGTAGACTGGGTGGAAAAGCTAGGAATTCAGCCATAA